The Octopus sinensis linkage group LG19, ASM634580v1, whole genome shotgun sequence genome contains a region encoding:
- the LOC115222211 gene encoding store-operated calcium entry-associated regulatory factor-like, which produces MSIFYIIYICLLICLEETEGRKVLLRDIKTITLTQGQMTTARRSSPVPQLKCTGGSAGCHRFVPKNVQCHNKGWDGFDAQWKCETDMEKKYRFGKIAVSCEGYDYPNDPYILAGSCGLEYEIDYINTNRKHSGGFSKSSHRSVNSGYEFGEIIWIVCVLLCILLVYRLCISRNNNRCRVFTNSNNSGEMPPGTYPRDPPPPYGFRPEYYPQQNTHSFEDSQQPGFFSGMGTGGVLGYVLGKETGYSRCDTSPGYHHSSDYHHPSDWFGTSQASHNYVSSSDSSDDDDSRVAVGFGGTTRR; this is translated from the coding sequence ATGAGtatcttttatataatttacatatgtcTGTTAATATGTTTGGAAGAaacagaaggaaggaaggtgCTATTGAGAGACATTAAAACCATAACTTTAACTCAAGGCCAAATGACCACCGCGAGAAGATCTTCGCCAGTTCCACAATTAAAATGTACGGGAGGATCGGCAGGTTGTCATAGGTTCGTCCCCAAGAATGTCCAGTGTCACAACAAAGGATGGGACGGTTTTGATGCTCAATGGAAATGCGAAACAGACATGGAGAAGAAATATCGTTTCGGAAAGATTGCTGTGTCTTGTGAAGGTTACGATTACCCCAATGACCCTTATATTCTTGCAGGATCTTGTGGTTTGGAATATGAAATTGACTACATAAACACAAACCGTAAACACTCGGGCGGATTTTCGAAAAGCTCTCACCGTTCTGTTAATTCCGGTTATGAGTTTGGCGAAATTATCTGGATAGTTTGTGTATTACTTTGCATTTTACTCGTATATCGTCTCTGCATCAGCCGCAATAATAACAGGTGCCGAGTGTTTACAAATTCAAATAACTCTGGTGAAATGCCACCCGGAACTTACCCGAGAGATCCACCACCACCCTACGGCTTCAGGCCGGAGTATTACCCGCAACAAAACACTCATAGTTTCGAGGACTCTCAACAACCGGGTTTCTTTTCTGGTATGGGAACCGGAGGTGTGTTGGGTTACGTCCTCGGTAAAGAGACTGGTTATTCCCGTTGCGACACTTCCCCTGGTTACCACCATTCCAGTGATTACCATCATCCGTCCGACTGGTTCGGAACTTCTCAGGCCTCGCATAATTATGTGTCTTCCAGTGATTCGAGTGACGACGATGACTCAAGGGTTGCAGTTGGTTTCGGCGGTACAACAcggcgataa